The following proteins are co-located in the Chryseobacterium daecheongense genome:
- a CDS encoding TonB-dependent receptor: protein MNFTKVSIAVIFLTASSTAFYAQDTRQDTIKKEKKIEGVVIQGSSNKKTETAVLGEQKKAIIQKQAVSAEEISRKGISNVEQGLTKVTGITTVEGRGLFVRGLEERYNYLLINGLGSPSNNPFQKIIALKQFPTDVVGKLNIYKTFNSNLYGDFAGATFDIETLTIDKAFSKIEFGIGINTLSTFKDGFKISEGANDFNGYLGLNSNDKKLPSAIRNSRPNNYRFSSNESLSQFKDSWNVDNVKALPNTSIGFTTVQKMKAGETGNLGILFSLNQSSEYSYKEGAKNQFKDFGGVINLNNDLQRKQYNYELESSALLGLGYKNKGTAINLNAMYLQNVNNIVEDYYGYKNNQVQNKETGFFRTNQQDLSRFLNLQLTASQKLGDRHQLKAGGSYVINNYQQPDRKILEGSRLGTDGKNLPDNQLLLAYGGNNIIRQYLDVNSRFYGSAYGEYSVFLGEKGDKKDYPMQLSIGYNGFADLRKTSYRFLFGKPNGTAGQTFLIDKDRPQDKFNQDLANNLFYFQEESDVSKFFTSMYQFVNAGYINFNYKPSETWDFLLGARYENDMTLIRFSQQGAANKENKEKIRDLFLPSVSIKKALNNKNNLRFAFSKTVTRPVLIETMDIDYINPDNETIRGNPNIENSTNYNFDLKWEYFPSNKEMFAVNLFAKRINNAIERSFVSSGDANGVTVTFYNAKKADLAGIELEGIMSLGRISDALDKFTLGANATFMYTDVERSENQLKLEQPNPNYYKGGLHKRGLQGASPYTINADLKYEIKTKNNLSRTFSLVYNVSGSKIYAVGTSGADNYYEKPFHQLDFVYQEQITKNWNVKAGVQNILNNRYRILLGDKSYYNVEANGINTYTDYFRGVNFNLTVGYTF from the coding sequence ATGAATTTTACAAAAGTTAGTATAGCGGTTATCTTTTTAACCGCCTCATCGACTGCATTTTATGCTCAAGACACCAGGCAGGACACCATCAAGAAAGAGAAGAAAATCGAAGGTGTTGTCATCCAGGGAAGTAGCAATAAAAAAACTGAAACTGCTGTATTAGGAGAACAGAAAAAAGCAATTATCCAGAAGCAGGCTGTAAGTGCTGAGGAAATTTCCAGAAAGGGAATCTCTAACGTAGAACAAGGCCTTACAAAGGTAACCGGAATTACTACAGTGGAAGGACGAGGGCTTTTCGTAAGAGGTCTGGAGGAAAGATATAATTATCTTTTAATTAACGGTCTTGGCTCTCCTTCCAATAACCCTTTTCAAAAAATCATTGCATTAAAGCAATTCCCTACCGATGTTGTGGGTAAACTCAATATCTACAAAACATTCAACTCTAATCTTTACGGAGATTTCGCCGGAGCTACTTTTGATATCGAAACTTTAACGATTGATAAAGCTTTTTCGAAAATTGAATTCGGAATTGGGATCAATACTTTAAGTACTTTTAAAGATGGATTCAAAATTTCTGAAGGAGCGAATGATTTTAATGGCTACTTAGGACTCAATTCAAATGATAAAAAGTTGCCTTCAGCAATTAGAAACTCTCGACCAAATAACTACAGATTTTCATCAAATGAATCACTATCTCAATTCAAAGACAGCTGGAATGTAGATAATGTAAAGGCTTTACCAAATACAAGTATTGGTTTTACAACCGTACAAAAAATGAAGGCCGGCGAAACAGGTAATTTAGGCATACTATTCTCGTTAAATCAAAGTTCAGAATATTCTTACAAGGAAGGAGCAAAAAATCAGTTTAAAGATTTTGGAGGAGTAATCAACCTGAATAATGACTTGCAAAGAAAACAGTACAACTATGAACTAGAATCTTCAGCATTGCTAGGTCTTGGATATAAAAATAAAGGAACAGCAATTAACTTAAATGCAATGTATCTTCAAAATGTAAATAACATTGTTGAAGATTACTATGGATACAAAAACAATCAAGTTCAAAATAAAGAAACTGGTTTTTTCCGTACGAATCAACAGGATTTATCAAGATTCTTAAACCTTCAATTAACTGCTTCACAAAAATTAGGTGATAGACACCAACTGAAAGCTGGAGGAAGTTATGTAATAAATAATTACCAACAACCGGACAGAAAAATTTTGGAAGGGAGCCGTTTAGGTACTGATGGGAAAAATTTGCCTGATAATCAACTTCTCTTAGCCTATGGAGGAAACAATATCATCCGTCAATATCTCGATGTAAATTCAAGATTCTATGGTTCAGCGTATGGAGAATATTCTGTTTTCTTAGGAGAGAAGGGAGATAAAAAAGATTATCCAATGCAATTATCAATTGGGTACAATGGTTTCGCTGATCTTAGAAAAACATCTTACCGGTTTCTCTTTGGAAAGCCAAACGGTACGGCAGGGCAAACTTTCTTAATTGATAAAGATAGACCTCAAGATAAATTTAATCAAGACTTAGCTAATAACTTATTTTATTTTCAAGAGGAATCTGATGTATCTAAGTTTTTTACCAGTATGTATCAGTTTGTAAATGCAGGATATATTAATTTTAACTATAAACCTTCGGAAACTTGGGACTTTTTATTAGGAGCTCGTTATGAAAATGACATGACTTTGATTCGTTTTTCGCAACAGGGAGCAGCTAATAAAGAAAATAAGGAAAAAATAAGAGATTTATTTCTGCCTTCAGTTTCTATCAAAAAAGCACTTAACAATAAAAATAATCTAAGGTTTGCGTTCAGTAAAACAGTAACAAGACCTGTTCTTATTGAAACAATGGATATTGATTATATCAACCCTGACAATGAAACCATTAGAGGTAATCCAAACATTGAAAACAGCACCAACTATAACTTTGATTTAAAATGGGAATATTTCCCTAGTAATAAGGAAATGTTTGCTGTAAACTTATTTGCAAAAAGAATAAACAATGCCATTGAAAGGTCTTTTGTTTCTTCAGGAGACGCAAATGGTGTAACCGTTACTTTTTATAATGCAAAAAAGGCCGATCTCGCAGGAATCGAGCTTGAGGGAATTATGAGCTTGGGAAGAATCTCAGACGCACTTGATAAGTTTACTCTAGGAGCAAATGCAACGTTTATGTACACTGATGTTGAAAGAAGTGAAAATCAGTTAAAGCTTGAACAGCCTAATCCAAATTACTACAAAGGGGGATTACATAAGAGAGGACTTCAGGGAGCTTCTCCATATACCATCAATGCCGATTTAAAATATGAGATTAAAACTAAAAATAATCTAAGTAGAACATTCTCTCTAGTATATAATGTTTCAGGATCGAAAATATATGCTGTTGGTACTTCTGGAGCAGATAATTATTATGAAAAACCATTTCATCAATTAGATTTTGTATATCAGGAACAGATTACCAAAAACTGGAATGTAAAAGCAGGGGTTCAAAACATTCTCAACAACCGATACAGAATTTTGCTTGGAGATAAGAGCTATTACAATGTTGAAGCTAACGGAATCAACACATATACAGACTACTTCAGAGGAGTAAATTTCAACCTTACTGTAGGGTATACATTTTAA
- a CDS encoding DUF6443 domain-containing protein translates to MKKILIIILGLIFNYSFSQNLTDSENYIYKKTYLSDPTDIVQKQLESVQYLDGLGRVKQVISVKSSPSGKDMVIPVVYDQFGRKTKDYLPVPAATTNSGLQASVTEGTVNSYYGVTNAFSDKELEPSPLSRVFQSAMPGEEWKMNAGHTVKYSYDSNSTIDKVKKYQVTTTWDNANQIYNSALTLTPIAFYDENTLYKFSVKDEDNNEKIVFKDLYGHIILVRKNDGTNNIDTYYVYDSNDHLAYVIPPLASVSVSLTATIIDQLCYQYRYDNKKRLVEKKLPGKGLEYFIYDKQSRLVLTQDGVLRTVNNNFGKRGWLFTKYDQFGRSVYNGFFANTATRIQVQTAVNAIPQWNNEKRSSTSFTLNGMGVYYTKAAYPTTGDMTILGVNYYDTYPPLPTGVSIPLYIITPGQSVLTQDAQGSSKSTKSLPTAFYAKNIENDNWTRDFIWYDTKGRVIGSHSVNHLSGYTKKEMELDFSGTPKKVNTYHIRQTGDTEIKIKERFVYDNQNRLLKQFHQVDDDQEELLAENSYNEIGELINKKVGNSTSTSALQSIDYTYNIRGWMTSINNPNNPTSFAGKLFGLELKYNNPGNPAITTAKYNGNISELDWKTSNGNILKRYSYKYDKLERLRDATYNEPFVAIPPTNGYGESLTYDVNGNIKTLKRFQPNGNTPLLIDDLVYSVYKGNQLIKVTDNNNNPSGYPTGGNTIDYDPNGNMLNHVDKGIYGISYNYLDLPNKVKFTQDSSGLFETGLSFVYRSDGVKLKKYFNYINPRSGSMMEETTDYLDGFQYLEERGFRNLQFIPTSEGYYDFKNKRYVYNYTDQVGNVRLAYYRGSNNQAIIDKETNYYPFGLEYIGFNGTNTQTPSYAYGFQGQEKQKETGWNSFKWRNAIPELGRFFNADPLSEEYAYQSTYSFSENRVIDAREMEGLESDPIHKDSNTYGASYNGLSYDGGVSSLMKDNNGGTIGANIQSIDLGTFKTNNSFTSGVGNGFVDTFKGIGNFLSDPVSGVSNAVGNYTWKDFGNSTINGLTMGVYGQVNGLVDFGSNLYNGNYYEVGHQTGEAAAGAVIALATEGAGKGIGKLAGSGPVAGVLEVSNRVKSIAQFKNYFPKGGIEFVFDTEANIFVVGKPKGRLYGSPHESLAVSIEAGSAGNSKYVGGIFNRKGNTIFTNEFSGHYGTNWTNQNRTQFVKFMEDKTGLKVNHVKWE, encoded by the coding sequence ATGAAGAAAATATTAATTATAATATTAGGATTAATTTTTAATTACTCTTTTTCTCAAAATCTTACGGATTCAGAGAATTATATATATAAGAAAACATATTTGTCAGATCCTACTGATATTGTACAGAAACAGTTGGAAAGTGTTCAGTACCTAGATGGATTGGGGAGGGTTAAACAGGTTATTTCAGTAAAGTCCAGCCCCTCTGGAAAAGATATGGTAATACCTGTTGTTTATGATCAGTTTGGACGTAAGACAAAAGATTATCTACCTGTTCCTGCTGCTACTACTAACTCCGGTCTTCAGGCTTCAGTTACAGAAGGTACAGTTAATTCCTATTATGGGGTTACAAACGCTTTTTCGGATAAAGAATTAGAACCTTCACCTTTAAGTAGAGTATTCCAGTCAGCTATGCCCGGTGAGGAATGGAAGATGAACGCTGGTCACACCGTAAAATATTCTTATGATTCTAATTCTACGATTGACAAGGTAAAAAAGTATCAGGTTACAACAACTTGGGATAATGCCAATCAGATTTATAACTCGGCACTCACACTGACACCAATTGCTTTTTATGATGAAAATACACTCTATAAGTTTAGTGTAAAAGATGAGGATAATAATGAGAAGATCGTTTTTAAAGATCTATATGGTCATATTATATTGGTTAGGAAAAATGATGGTACTAATAATATTGACACGTATTATGTCTATGACTCGAATGATCATTTAGCTTATGTTATTCCTCCTTTAGCCTCTGTTTCAGTTTCATTAACAGCAACAATTATAGACCAGTTATGTTATCAATACCGTTATGATAATAAAAAGAGGCTTGTTGAGAAAAAACTTCCAGGGAAGGGGTTGGAATACTTTATATATGATAAGCAAAGCAGACTTGTTTTAACCCAAGATGGCGTATTAAGAACAGTAAATAATAACTTTGGAAAAAGAGGCTGGCTATTTACCAAATATGACCAATTTGGAAGATCTGTTTACAATGGATTTTTTGCGAATACAGCAACGAGAATACAAGTACAAACAGCAGTTAATGCTATCCCACAATGGAATAACGAAAAAAGAAGCAGTACTTCTTTTACTTTAAACGGGATGGGTGTGTATTACACCAAAGCGGCATATCCGACAACAGGGGATATGACTATTTTGGGAGTAAATTATTACGATACGTATCCTCCACTTCCTACAGGAGTAAGTATTCCACTTTATATTATCACTCCTGGGCAGAGTGTATTAACTCAAGATGCTCAAGGTTCATCAAAAAGTACAAAAAGTCTTCCTACTGCTTTTTACGCCAAAAACATTGAAAATGATAACTGGACTAGGGATTTTATATGGTATGATACCAAGGGTAGAGTAATTGGGTCTCACTCCGTTAATCATTTAAGTGGTTATACCAAAAAGGAAATGGAGTTGGATTTTTCCGGAACACCAAAAAAAGTTAATACTTATCACATTAGACAAACGGGAGACACTGAAATTAAAATAAAAGAGCGTTTTGTTTATGATAATCAAAACAGGTTATTAAAACAATTCCATCAGGTAGATGACGATCAGGAAGAATTATTAGCAGAAAACAGCTATAATGAAATCGGTGAACTAATCAATAAAAAAGTAGGTAATAGTACATCTACATCTGCTTTGCAATCAATTGATTACACTTATAATATAAGAGGTTGGATGACCTCTATAAATAATCCTAATAATCCTACTAGTTTTGCAGGAAAATTGTTTGGATTAGAACTTAAATATAATAATCCTGGCAATCCAGCTATAACCACAGCTAAATATAATGGTAATATCTCGGAGCTTGACTGGAAGACTTCCAATGGAAATATATTGAAAAGATATTCTTATAAGTATGATAAATTAGAAAGGTTAAGAGATGCTACTTATAATGAGCCCTTTGTCGCTATTCCTCCAACAAATGGATATGGAGAATCTTTGACTTACGATGTTAATGGTAATATAAAGACATTGAAAAGGTTTCAGCCGAATGGCAATACCCCATTACTTATAGATGATTTGGTTTATAGTGTTTATAAAGGAAATCAGTTGATCAAGGTTACTGATAACAATAATAATCCTTCAGGTTATCCTACAGGAGGAAATACGATTGATTATGATCCGAATGGAAACATGCTGAATCATGTGGATAAAGGGATTTATGGTATTTCATATAATTATTTAGATTTGCCCAATAAGGTGAAATTTACACAAGATAGTAGTGGATTGTTTGAGACTGGGCTTTCCTTTGTTTATAGATCAGACGGGGTAAAGTTAAAGAAGTATTTTAACTATATTAATCCCAGAAGTGGCTCAATGATGGAGGAGACTACGGATTATCTTGATGGATTTCAGTATCTTGAAGAACGTGGATTTAGAAACTTACAATTTATTCCAACAAGTGAGGGGTATTATGATTTTAAAAACAAAAGATATGTATACAATTACACAGACCAGGTTGGTAATGTAAGATTGGCTTATTATCGAGGGAGTAATAATCAGGCAATAATAGATAAAGAAACCAATTATTATCCTTTTGGATTGGAATATATTGGATTTAATGGCACAAATACTCAAACTCCAAGTTATGCATATGGTTTTCAGGGACAAGAAAAACAAAAGGAAACAGGATGGAATTCATTTAAGTGGAGAAATGCTATTCCTGAGTTAGGCAGATTTTTTAATGCAGATCCTTTAAGTGAGGAGTATGCCTATCAATCTACCTATAGTTTTTCAGAAAACAGGGTTATTGATGCGAGAGAGATGGAGGGATTGGAATCTGATCCAATTCACAAAGATAGCAATACATACGGTGCTAGTTATAATGGATTAAGTTATGATGGTGGAGTTTCATCTTTAATGAAGGATAACAATGGGGGAACTATAGGGGCAAATATCCAAAGTATTGACTTAGGTACCTTTAAAACTAATAATTCCTTTACTTCAGGTGTTGGAAATGGTTTTGTAGATACTTTTAAAGGGATAGGAAATTTTTTAAGTGACCCAGTTAGTGGAGTAAGTAATGCAGTTGGTAATTATACATGGAAGGATTTTGGAAACAGTACTATTAATGGTCTTACAATGGGTGTTTATGGGCAGGTCAATGGATTGGTGGATTTTGGCAGTAACCTCTATAATGGTAATTATTATGAAGTAGGTCATCAGACTGGAGAAGCTGCGGCTGGTGCAGTTATAGCTCTAGCTACTGAAGGAGCAGGAAAAGGGATTGGCAAATTAGCAGGTTCTGGACCAGTTGCTGGAGTTCTTGAGGTTAGTAATAGAGTAAAATCTATTGCTCAATTTAAGAATTATTTTCCTAAAGGGGGTATTGAGTTTGTCTTTGATACTGAGGCAAATATCTTTGTCGTGGGTAAGCCAAAAGGACGTTTATATGGATCACCGCATGAAAGTTTGGCTGTTTCAATAGAGGCTGGAAGTGCTGGAAACAGTAAATATGTTGGAGGGATTTTCAATAGAAAAGGAAATACTATATTTACTAATGAATTTTCAGGACATTATGGAACAAATTGGACTAATCAAAATAGAACACAGTTTGTAAAATTTATGGAGGATAAAACAGGCTTAAAGGTAAATCACGTAAAGTGGGAATAA
- a CDS encoding response regulator transcription factor yields the protein MNQKKILLIDDELDILEILSYNLEKEGYDIYTATNGNEGIEKAKEIVPDLILLDVMMPEKDGIETCQELRKVKELQKSLIVFLSARSEEFSQLAGFQAGANDYIVKLIKPKILISKVNALLQLTSQVSDNAKLIEIGDLIIDKDNFRVSKSGQQFLLPKKEFDLLYLLASNTEKVFKREEILEKVWGNDVIVGERTIDVHIRRLREKLGINTIQTLKGIGYKLIV from the coding sequence ATGAACCAAAAGAAAATACTCTTAATAGACGATGAACTCGATATTTTAGAGATTCTGTCTTACAATTTAGAAAAGGAAGGCTACGACATTTATACCGCTACCAATGGTAACGAAGGGATAGAAAAAGCCAAAGAAATTGTTCCGGATCTAATTTTACTAGACGTAATGATGCCTGAAAAAGATGGTATCGAAACTTGTCAGGAACTTCGAAAGGTAAAGGAACTTCAAAAATCATTGATTGTATTCCTTTCTGCAAGAAGTGAAGAGTTTTCTCAGTTAGCAGGTTTCCAGGCCGGAGCCAATGATTATATTGTAAAGCTGATCAAACCGAAAATCCTTATTTCTAAAGTAAATGCCCTATTACAGCTAACATCTCAGGTGTCAGACAATGCTAAGCTAATTGAAATTGGAGACTTGATTATTGATAAGGATAACTTCAGGGTTTCTAAAAGCGGACAGCAGTTTTTACTTCCTAAGAAAGAATTTGATCTGCTGTATCTTTTAGCCTCCAATACGGAAAAAGTTTTCAAGAGAGAAGAAATTCTTGAGAAAGTCTGGGGAAATGATGTGATTGTGGGAGAAAGAACCATTGATGTTCATATCAGAAGATTAAGAGAGAAATTAGGAATTAATACCATTCAGACTTTAAAAGGAATAGGGTATAAACTGATCGTTTAA